A window of Corallococcus macrosporus DSM 14697 contains these coding sequences:
- a CDS encoding glycosyltransferase family 4 protein: MRLFFLNPVGILGGAERALLDLLACLKQQDATLSLHLRAGTAGPLLDEARALGVDARLLPLPEQLSTLGDSALRGHGPLEALRFARRLAPAPGHLADHGRALRRDVAEVSPDLVHSNGIKTHLLSAATAGLPLKRVWHIHDFLGERPLVRSALRLISPLASAAIANSRAVGDDARQVLFRVPVHVVYNGVDTTHFSPGPMDGARLDLLSGLPTAPAGTLRVGLVATYARWKGQDAFLEAAATMTRLYPALPVRYYLVGAPLYQTPGSQFTEEELRRLIASRGLSERAGLVPFQAQPASVYRALDVFVHASTRREPFGLTIAEALACGRPAIVSSASGAAEALTDGVDALLVPPGNVHALVQAMRALLDDPALRARLGTAARLTAAARFSRERYASEVLALYRTLARSSPPAEGRGVPVH, from the coding sequence GTGCGCCTCTTCTTCCTCAATCCCGTGGGCATCCTTGGCGGAGCCGAGCGCGCGCTGCTCGACTTGCTCGCCTGCCTGAAGCAGCAGGACGCGACGCTGTCCCTCCACCTGCGCGCGGGGACAGCGGGGCCGCTGCTCGACGAGGCGCGTGCATTGGGCGTGGACGCGCGGTTGCTGCCGCTGCCGGAGCAACTGTCCACCCTGGGCGACTCCGCCCTGCGCGGGCACGGTCCACTGGAGGCGCTGCGCTTCGCCCGCCGCCTCGCGCCTGCCCCCGGCCACCTCGCGGACCATGGACGCGCGCTCCGCCGCGACGTGGCCGAGGTGAGCCCCGACCTGGTGCACTCCAACGGCATCAAGACGCACCTGCTCAGCGCCGCCACCGCCGGCCTGCCCCTGAAGCGGGTGTGGCACATCCATGACTTCCTCGGCGAGCGCCCGCTGGTGCGCAGCGCGCTGCGGCTCATCTCCCCCCTCGCGTCGGCGGCCATCGCCAACTCGCGAGCCGTGGGCGACGACGCGCGACAGGTGCTGTTCCGCGTCCCCGTGCACGTCGTCTACAACGGCGTGGACACCACCCACTTCTCGCCGGGCCCCATGGACGGCGCGCGACTGGACCTGCTGTCCGGCCTGCCCACGGCGCCAGCGGGCACGCTCCGCGTGGGGCTGGTCGCCACGTATGCCCGCTGGAAGGGCCAGGACGCCTTCCTCGAAGCAGCGGCGACGATGACGCGCCTGTACCCCGCCCTGCCCGTGCGCTACTACCTGGTGGGCGCGCCCCTGTACCAGACGCCCGGCTCCCAATTCACCGAGGAGGAGCTGCGCCGGCTCATCGCCTCGCGAGGACTGTCGGAGCGCGCGGGGCTGGTGCCCTTCCAAGCCCAGCCAGCGTCGGTGTACCGGGCCCTGGACGTCTTCGTGCACGCCAGCACCCGGCGCGAGCCCTTCGGCCTCACCATCGCGGAGGCGCTCGCCTGCGGGCGGCCCGCCATCGTCTCCAGCGCGAGCGGCGCGGCGGAGGCCCTCACGGACGGCGTAGACGCGCTGCTCGTGCCACCGGGCAACGTCCACGCGCTCGTCCAGGCGATGCGCGCGCTGCTGGATGACCCGGCACTGCGAGCCCGGCTGGGCACGGCCGCGCGCCTCACCGCGGCGGCGCGATTCTCACGCGAGCGCTACGCCAGCGAGGTGCTCGCCCTGTACCGCACGCTCGCGCGGAGCAGCCCCCCCGCTGAAGGCCGTGGAGTCCCCGTCCATTGA
- a CDS encoding glycosyltransferase family 4 protein: protein MRPHSAPRLALLMDPREEGWPSMDLVGEALLAGLAAQTSEVRAEALRPSMPEVARRLPRVGLRNAAFNADRVLTRFGLYPGRALLARGRYDVFHVVDHTYAQLVHALPASRTGVYCHDMDAFRSVLEPHREPRPAWFRAMARAQLAGLERAAIVFHSTQAVRSELLAHGVVPESRLVWAPYGVSPEYRPEPAGALDDSEAVLAPLGGRPYLLHVGSAIPRKRLDVLFAVFAALRSRHPELQLVQQGGVLNDAQRAQVEALGIGDALLQPARQERATLAGLYRNAAAVLVTSEAEGFGLPVIEALACGAPVVASDLPVLREVGAESCTYCPVGDVPAWVGAVSSLLTGSGAQPSREARLSRAARFTWAAHARTVLDAYLRLLDTASP from the coding sequence ATGAGGCCTCACTCCGCGCCTCGGCTGGCGCTGCTCATGGACCCTCGCGAGGAGGGGTGGCCCAGCATGGACCTGGTGGGCGAGGCCCTGCTCGCGGGGCTGGCCGCGCAGACCTCCGAAGTCCGAGCAGAGGCCCTGCGCCCGTCGATGCCCGAGGTGGCGCGGCGGCTCCCGCGCGTGGGCCTTCGGAACGCGGCCTTCAACGCGGACCGGGTCCTCACCCGCTTTGGCCTCTACCCGGGCCGCGCGTTGCTCGCTCGGGGCCGGTACGACGTGTTCCATGTCGTGGACCACACCTACGCGCAGCTCGTCCACGCGCTTCCCGCGTCACGGACCGGCGTCTACTGCCACGACATGGATGCGTTCCGCTCCGTGCTGGAGCCCCACCGCGAGCCACGCCCCGCCTGGTTCCGCGCCATGGCGCGTGCCCAGCTCGCCGGGCTGGAGCGCGCGGCCATCGTGTTTCACAGCACCCAGGCCGTGCGCTCGGAGCTGCTCGCGCACGGCGTGGTGCCGGAATCGCGGCTCGTGTGGGCGCCGTATGGGGTGTCGCCTGAATACCGCCCGGAGCCGGCGGGGGCCCTCGATGACAGCGAGGCGGTGCTCGCGCCGCTGGGTGGCCGGCCCTACCTGCTCCATGTCGGCAGCGCGATTCCTCGCAAGCGCCTGGACGTGCTCTTCGCCGTGTTCGCCGCGCTTCGCTCCCGGCACCCGGAGCTACAGCTGGTCCAGCAAGGTGGCGTGTTGAACGACGCGCAGCGCGCGCAGGTGGAAGCGCTGGGCATCGGCGACGCGCTGCTCCAGCCCGCCCGGCAGGAACGCGCCACGCTGGCGGGCCTCTACCGGAACGCGGCGGCCGTGCTGGTAACAAGCGAAGCGGAGGGCTTCGGCCTCCCCGTCATCGAAGCACTGGCTTGTGGCGCCCCTGTCGTGGCCAGCGACCTGCCCGTGCTCCGAGAGGTGGGCGCCGAGTCCTGCACCTACTGCCCCGTGGGTGACGTGCCCGCCTGGGTGGGCGCCGTGTCGTCCCTGCTCACCGGAAGCGGAGCGCAGCCGTCGCGCGAGGCCCGGCTGTCACGCGCCGCGCGCTTCACCTGGGCCGCGCATGCGCGCACGGTGCTGGACGCCTATCTGCGGCTGCTGGACACCGCCTCCCCCTGA
- a CDS encoding glycosyltransferase family 4 protein, whose translation MPPPRTAPAWHILTGEYPPRPGGVGDYTRQVGRALAGAGQEVHVWAPGEGGVRDEDGVTVHRVPGLLTPAGLPGLSRGLDACPGPRRLLLQYVPHAFGMKAMNVPFCAWFAARRKDARWVYVHEAVHPWSPRGPWRHHVLAGTTRLMVRIVASAADRVFMSIPQWAAHLPARVRPHATWLPVPSNLPVEVPREAVDALRSALGAGPWLGHFGTFGRLTAEPLEAALVPLLRKDGTRRALLLGRGSRAFVEGLETRHPALSGRLVARDSLTLDAIAVHLAACDVMLQPYPDGVSTRRTTVMAGLALGLPVVTHTGHLTEPLWRELGAVALAEGTAPAALVECAEALLSPSDARRELGQRASRIYREHFALERTVDALLRAAPT comes from the coding sequence ATGCCCCCGCCCCGCACCGCGCCCGCCTGGCACATCCTCACCGGCGAATACCCGCCGAGGCCCGGCGGCGTCGGTGACTACACGCGGCAGGTGGGCCGCGCGCTCGCGGGCGCCGGGCAGGAGGTCCACGTCTGGGCGCCTGGCGAAGGTGGCGTGCGCGACGAGGACGGCGTCACCGTTCACCGCGTCCCCGGGCTCCTGACGCCCGCGGGGCTGCCCGGCCTGTCGCGCGGGCTGGATGCGTGCCCGGGGCCCCGGCGGCTGCTGCTCCAGTACGTGCCCCACGCGTTCGGGATGAAGGCGATGAACGTCCCCTTCTGCGCGTGGTTCGCCGCCCGGCGGAAGGATGCGCGCTGGGTCTACGTCCATGAGGCGGTCCACCCGTGGAGTCCCCGTGGGCCGTGGCGCCACCACGTCCTCGCGGGCACCACGCGGCTGATGGTGCGCATCGTGGCGAGCGCCGCGGACCGCGTCTTCATGTCCATTCCCCAGTGGGCGGCGCACCTGCCCGCTCGCGTCCGGCCTCACGCGACCTGGCTGCCTGTCCCCAGCAACCTGCCCGTCGAGGTCCCCCGGGAGGCCGTGGACGCGCTCCGCTCGGCGCTTGGCGCGGGGCCCTGGTTGGGTCACTTCGGCACCTTCGGGCGGCTCACCGCCGAGCCGCTGGAGGCCGCGCTGGTGCCGCTGCTGCGGAAGGATGGGACGCGCCGCGCGTTGCTGCTGGGCAGAGGCAGCCGCGCCTTCGTCGAAGGGTTGGAGACACGGCATCCCGCGCTGAGCGGTCGGCTCGTGGCCAGGGACTCACTCACGCTCGACGCCATCGCCGTGCATCTGGCGGCGTGTGACGTGATGCTGCAACCCTATCCGGACGGCGTGAGCACGCGGCGCACCACGGTGATGGCGGGGCTGGCGCTGGGGCTTCCCGTGGTCACGCACACGGGGCACCTCACGGAGCCGCTGTGGCGTGAGCTGGGCGCGGTCGCCCTGGCGGAGGGCACGGCGCCCGCCGCGCTGGTGGAGTGTGCCGAGGCCCTGCTGTCGCCTTCGGACGCCAGGCGGGAGCTGGGACAGCGCGCCTCACGCATCTACCGCGAGCACTTCGCGCTGGAGCGCACGGTGGATGCACTGCTGCGTGCCGCTCCGACATGA
- a CDS encoding class I SAM-dependent methyltransferase — protein sequence MLPGGNVLQFLKREVLVGEHEVLHRTLKEALVGTCDSVLDIGCGSRSPLHSFSHLLPHTVGVDGHPTSIERSRAAGIHREYHCMDLLEAGRHFGPKRFDAVVALDVIEHFEKQDGFRLLEMMESLARKRVIIFTPNGFLPQDEWDDNVHQVHRSGWEVYDFELRGYRVTGMSGWKPLRGDYALPRIRPFRLGSRLSILTEPFATRWPQHAFQLLAIRDMEAS from the coding sequence ATGCTGCCCGGTGGAAACGTCCTCCAGTTCCTGAAGCGCGAAGTCCTCGTGGGCGAGCACGAGGTGCTGCACCGCACCCTCAAGGAGGCGCTGGTCGGCACCTGTGACAGCGTGCTGGACATCGGCTGTGGCTCGCGCTCGCCGCTGCACAGCTTCTCCCACCTGCTGCCGCACACCGTGGGCGTGGATGGCCACCCGACCAGCATCGAGCGCAGCCGCGCGGCGGGCATCCACCGCGAATACCACTGCATGGACCTGCTGGAGGCGGGCAGGCACTTCGGGCCGAAGCGCTTCGACGCCGTCGTCGCGCTGGACGTCATCGAGCACTTCGAGAAGCAGGACGGCTTCCGGCTGCTGGAGATGATGGAGTCGCTGGCGCGCAAGCGCGTCATCATCTTCACGCCCAACGGCTTCCTGCCCCAGGACGAGTGGGACGACAACGTCCACCAGGTGCACCGCTCCGGCTGGGAGGTCTACGACTTCGAGCTGCGCGGCTACCGCGTCACCGGCATGAGCGGCTGGAAGCCCCTGCGCGGCGACTACGCGCTGCCGCGCATCCGGCCCTTCCGCCTGGGCAGCCGCCTGTCCATCCTCACCGAGCCCTTCGCCACGCGCTGGCCCCAGCACGCGTTCCAGCTCCTGGCCATCCGAGACATGGAAGCGTCCTGA
- a CDS encoding oligosaccharide flippase family protein has protein sequence MNATAAPEASAVEVKARALKGMFVLAARTVASQGLRVVSALFLSRLLFPSDYGLFGIVSYAASLGVFLGDLGLSAALVRQPHEPTRDETFTIFWCHQALTAAVVAVVCLLAPQLTRGYALGDGAVPMVWALALGLFLSSLRVIPLMALERQLAFPVIARAELIENVVQVITTISLAALGFGAWALALGGLVRGGVGLVLIWWASPWRPRGRFRVDVLRRLLGFGLAFQLPPLVAAMVAGWVPLVVGHLLGKDAVGLVNWAWALASTPMMLSVVLNRVAFPAYCRLQDDPEGFADYLRTSLRRLSAVLLLAIPVAVLAVPVAVPLFFGARWVPAVVLVQWFSLECILTTLVGLLATAQNAGGRPWERLAVVVGVGAAKWGLGTWAIQRFGLEGMGPAGVAVGLAEVWVTAWLVERLNPAMRGLARQVVEPFVTLGLLLLGACLAAMRLVDEGVVAQALVGAGVFAILVYVRERLPGTLPVLGELRQILEFVRARRRQ, from the coding sequence ATGAACGCGACCGCAGCGCCCGAAGCCTCCGCCGTCGAAGTCAAGGCGCGTGCCCTGAAGGGCATGTTCGTCCTGGCCGCCCGGACCGTGGCGTCCCAGGGCCTGCGGGTGGTGAGCGCGCTGTTCCTGTCCCGGCTGCTCTTCCCGTCGGACTACGGCCTCTTCGGCATCGTGTCCTACGCGGCCTCCCTGGGGGTGTTCCTGGGCGACCTGGGCCTGAGCGCGGCGCTGGTGCGCCAGCCGCACGAGCCCACGCGGGATGAGACCTTCACCATCTTCTGGTGCCACCAGGCGCTCACCGCCGCCGTCGTGGCCGTCGTCTGCCTGCTGGCGCCCCAGCTCACGCGAGGCTACGCGCTGGGGGACGGGGCGGTGCCCATGGTGTGGGCGCTGGCGCTGGGGCTGTTCCTGTCCTCGCTGCGCGTGATTCCGCTGATGGCGCTGGAGCGCCAGCTCGCCTTCCCCGTCATCGCGCGCGCGGAGCTGATTGAGAACGTGGTGCAGGTCATCACCACCATCTCCCTGGCGGCGCTGGGCTTTGGCGCGTGGGCGCTGGCGCTGGGCGGCCTGGTGCGCGGCGGGGTGGGGCTGGTGCTCATCTGGTGGGCCTCGCCCTGGCGTCCGCGGGGACGCTTCCGCGTGGACGTGCTGCGGCGGCTGTTGGGCTTCGGGCTGGCGTTCCAGCTCCCGCCCCTGGTGGCGGCGATGGTGGCCGGCTGGGTGCCGCTGGTGGTGGGGCACCTCCTGGGCAAGGACGCGGTGGGCCTGGTCAACTGGGCCTGGGCGCTGGCCTCCACGCCGATGATGCTGAGCGTGGTGCTCAACCGCGTGGCCTTCCCCGCCTACTGCCGGCTGCAGGATGACCCGGAGGGCTTCGCGGACTACCTGCGCACCTCGCTGCGCCGGCTGTCGGCGGTGCTGCTGCTGGCCATCCCCGTGGCGGTGCTCGCCGTCCCCGTGGCGGTGCCCCTCTTCTTCGGCGCGCGCTGGGTCCCCGCGGTGGTGCTGGTGCAGTGGTTCAGCCTGGAGTGCATCCTGACCACGCTGGTGGGCCTGCTGGCCACGGCGCAGAACGCGGGGGGCCGCCCCTGGGAGCGGCTGGCCGTCGTGGTGGGGGTGGGCGCGGCGAAGTGGGGGCTGGGGACCTGGGCCATCCAGCGCTTCGGCCTGGAGGGCATGGGGCCGGCGGGCGTGGCGGTGGGGCTGGCCGAGGTGTGGGTGACGGCGTGGCTGGTGGAGCGGCTCAACCCGGCGATGCGCGGGCTGGCGCGGCAGGTGGTGGAGCCCTTCGTCACCCTGGGGCTGTTGCTGCTGGGCGCGTGCCTGGCGGCGATGCGGCTGGTGGATGAGGGGGTGGTGGCGCAGGCGCTGGTGGGCGCCGGGGTGTTCGCCATCCTGGTGTATGTCCGCGAACGGCTGCCGGGGACGCTGCCAGTCCTGGGCGAGCTGAGGCAGATTCTCGAATTCGTCCGGGCACGGAGGCGCCAATGA